The Polaribacter sp. Q13 sequence TAAAACTTGAAATCACTCAAATTTTGAAATAAAAATCTATGCAGAATTTACTCAAGTTTGGAGTTTTAGTACGTTTGTAAAAACTGGACTTTGCGGAACACTCTCTCGCGAATTACCAATCAAACGGAATTGAAAATCTTGGCGGAATCAAAACGTTTGACTTCACTCAAGCTGAAAACAAAAAAACGGAATTTGTTCGATTTTTTTTTAAGAAAAAAGTTTTTTAAAGTTAAAATGTTGGAAATCACTCAAATTCTGAAAAGTTGAAACGTAAGCAAAACGTGTTTACTCAAATGTTTCGCAACAAAATTACAACAGCGTATAAAAATAATTGCTAAATTTGGCTTTATCAAAGGCAGTTGCATTTTTATCAACTTCGGAATTTCCTACGGAAATTACTCGCTGACAAAACCGCAACTATTCCTATACATAAACGTTGTGCTTCATTACCATAAACCGCTAACCAATAATGAAACTCTTTAGAAAAATTAGACAAAACTTACTTCTTGGAGTAAAATTGAAAAATATATTAAACCTATTTTTGAAGAAATTATTTTTCACGTTTGAATCTTACAAAAAAGAGTTACTAACTTATGACTATTAAACAGCCTACCAAGAATGCATTAAAAACAGTATCGCTTAAATTTAATCATAGTTCTCTTTGGAGTTGGGTTCAGAAATTAATTGTTTTTATAATTTTCTCTTTAGTTGTAAATCATTTATCAACTCCTGAGAGTTTTCCAGATGGTAAATCGTATAGATTTCCAATAGAAGGTTTTCTATCCACTATTGCTTTGTGTATTCTTATTGGAATCATAGCAGAGCTTAATTTCAAATTTTACAAGAAAAAGTATTTCTCTAAAAAAGTAGAAATCGCCTCTATCTCATGGTATATGGTTACTACTCTTGGGTATATTACCGTTATGTATATTCCGTTAGGTATTGCCTTAAATATAATTGCTGGTGGAGAAACAGAATTCTATTATTTATTAATTGGATTGCTAATTACCTTGTTGTTAAGTTTTATTCTCATAGGACTAGCATATTCCCTAGACATCTACAATTTATATAAGCTATCTATAAAAGGTTATGAAATTACTATTGAAAGTGGTGCGAAAATAACCAAACTTACCTACGAAAAAATTGCATGTTTCTATAGCGAAAACAAAATTGTATATACTGTTCAAAATGATGGCACCACAATCACCACAGATTTTACATTGAATGAACTCGATGAAAAAATAAACGACCAATTGTTTTTTAGAGCCAATCGTCAAATTATCATTCATAAAGATGCGGTAGACCATGTTGAAAAGATTGAAAATGGCAAATTACGAATTAGGTTAAAAACTTCTATTGAAAATGATACGATTGCCAAAATCAACATCAGTCGTTATAAACGAAAAGAATTTATGGATTGGTTTCAATAAAAAATTAAAAAAACTAACGACTATTCAGATATTAATTTGGGACTATTCAGTAAAAGAAAGAGTATTTAAAGGGTTTTTCAGAAGTTTTGTT is a genomic window containing:
- a CDS encoding LytTR family DNA-binding domain-containing protein, which gives rise to MTIKQPTKNALKTVSLKFNHSSLWSWVQKLIVFIIFSLVVNHLSTPESFPDGKSYRFPIEGFLSTIALCILIGIIAELNFKFYKKKYFSKKVEIASISWYMVTTLGYITVMYIPLGIALNIIAGGETEFYYLLIGLLITLLLSFILIGLAYSLDIYNLYKLSIKGYEITIESGAKITKLTYEKIACFYSENKIVYTVQNDGTTITTDFTLNELDEKINDQLFFRANRQIIIHKDAVDHVEKIENGKLRIRLKTSIENDTIAKINISRYKRKEFMDWFQ